A section of the Anabaena cylindrica PCC 7122 genome encodes:
- a CDS encoding aminotransferase class V-fold PLP-dependent enzyme, whose translation MLYHHRAQFPALANKVYFNYGGQGPMPQGAMDAITQSQAHIQDIGPFGTEAYRWISPQMDATKEAIASLLNVPNHTITLTGNVTIGCNIGMWGIDWQAGDHLLLSDCEHPGVIATAKEISRRFTVEVSTCPLMATLNEGDPVSIIAQNLRPKTKLVVLSHVLWNTGQVLPIDKITEICRNNNSLLLVDAAQSVGVLPLNLTELGVDFYAFTGHKWLCGPAGVGGLYVREEARERLQPTFIGLNGVITNNQAQPINWQPDGRRYEVSTLATPLYVGLRSAIATHQEWGTAEERYHQICRNSEYLWQRLTALPDIKCLKNTPPESGLVSFQLTNNQPHANLVQFLESQKILTRVIANPNCIRVSVHYLTLESEIDQLIKVIEMFSRL comes from the coding sequence ATGTTGTATCACCATCGCGCACAATTTCCTGCTTTAGCAAATAAGGTTTATTTTAATTATGGCGGACAAGGGCCAATGCCTCAAGGGGCAATGGATGCTATCACCCAAAGTCAAGCGCATATTCAGGATATAGGACCTTTTGGAACTGAGGCTTATCGCTGGATATCTCCCCAAATGGATGCTACCAAAGAAGCGATCGCATCCCTATTAAATGTACCAAACCACACAATAACCCTCACAGGTAATGTCACAATTGGGTGTAATATCGGAATGTGGGGAATTGACTGGCAAGCTGGCGATCATTTGCTGCTTTCAGACTGCGAACACCCTGGAGTTATTGCCACTGCCAAAGAAATTAGCCGTAGATTTACGGTAGAAGTTAGCACCTGTCCCCTCATGGCAACTTTAAATGAGGGCGATCCTGTTAGTATTATTGCCCAAAACCTGCGCCCCAAGACAAAGCTTGTAGTTTTAAGTCATGTTTTGTGGAATACAGGTCAGGTTTTACCTATTGACAAAATTACAGAAATATGTAGAAATAACAATTCTTTGCTTTTGGTAGATGCGGCTCAATCAGTGGGCGTTCTTCCTTTAAATTTAACAGAATTAGGTGTAGATTTCTATGCATTCACTGGTCATAAGTGGTTATGCGGCCCTGCGGGTGTGGGTGGTTTATATGTACGAGAGGAAGCCAGGGAAAGGTTACAACCGACCTTTATTGGTTTAAATGGGGTAATTACCAATAATCAAGCTCAACCGATCAATTGGCAACCAGATGGGAGAAGATATGAAGTGTCAACCCTAGCCACTCCATTGTATGTGGGTTTAAGGAGTGCGATCGCAACTCATCAAGAATGGGGAACAGCAGAAGAAAGATATCACCAAATTTGCAGAAATAGCGAGTATCTTTGGCAACGTTTAACAGCATTACCTGATATCAAATGTCTAAAAAATACTCCACCCGAAAGCGGGTTAGTGTCTTTTCAACTTACCAATAATCAACCCCATGCAAATTTAGTGCAATTTTTAGAATCACAAAAAATATTAACTAGAGTAATTGCCAATCCTAATTGTATCCGCGTTAGCGTTCATTACTTAACCTTAGAATCAGAAATTGACCAATTAATCAAAGTCATCGAAATGTTTTCCCGTCTGTAG
- a CDS encoding TM0106 family RecB-like putative nuclease → MLINAELLLQYQRCKRRPYLDTHGDYSQRDVPHELLVKVQQDKIGHQQSVLENVPYHQPEYPPRDWQAGAAATLELMQQGVDSIYRGVLLATYVDKYTLLSRPDLLIKQRGKSCIGDWFYVPVDIQLGKRPKQEYQVVAAFHAEIAGTVQDILLEEAWLILRNKDSNFVVDLDKWTPQMLEILAEYIQVIESPQAPEVFIARQKCNLCHWYNHCYAIAQSQQHLSLLPGVTPIRYTQLQALSTTTLEALVNTSPSTLENLVGFDAEVAAKLIVQAQSVFTKQPLILPYTLPQKNLTLTAPIELYFDIEAQPDLNLNYLLGVLVVDRQTNTQQFYSFLAETPAQEAQIWQQFLDLVWQYPQAPIYHFCAYEFDTVKKLGRLYRTPYSSVGPVLDRFVDIYEQLTQNVALPIESYALKAIARWLGFEWRDQDASGAKCIYWYDQWLETSDRTLLELIQRYNEDDCRATYKVKDWLVNFIQNEYAKLLTSQEESPT, encoded by the coding sequence ATGTTAATTAATGCTGAACTACTATTACAATATCAACGCTGTAAACGGCGACCATATTTAGACACTCATGGGGACTATAGCCAGCGAGACGTTCCCCATGAATTGCTGGTGAAAGTGCAACAAGACAAAATCGGTCATCAGCAAAGTGTGCTAGAAAACGTCCCATATCACCAACCAGAGTATCCTCCCAGAGACTGGCAAGCAGGTGCAGCCGCTACTTTAGAATTGATGCAGCAAGGGGTGGATTCCATTTATCGCGGAGTGTTATTAGCTACTTACGTTGACAAATATACCTTACTGAGTCGTCCAGATCTACTGATTAAACAGCGAGGAAAATCTTGCATTGGAGACTGGTTTTATGTGCCGGTAGATATCCAACTAGGTAAACGTCCTAAACAAGAATATCAAGTTGTTGCTGCTTTTCACGCTGAAATTGCAGGGACAGTACAGGATATCCTACTTGAAGAAGCTTGGTTGATATTGCGGAATAAAGACTCAAATTTTGTGGTGGACTTAGATAAATGGACACCGCAAATGTTGGAGATTTTGGCGGAATATATTCAAGTAATTGAGTCACCACAAGCACCAGAAGTATTTATTGCTCGGCAAAAATGCAATCTCTGTCACTGGTATAATCATTGTTATGCGATCGCCCAATCTCAGCAACACCTCTCTCTCTTACCAGGTGTCACACCCATCCGCTACACTCAACTGCAAGCACTATCTACCACCACTTTAGAAGCACTTGTGAACACCAGTCCCAGCACTTTAGAAAACCTAGTGGGATTTGATGCCGAGGTAGCAGCTAAACTGATAGTCCAAGCGCAATCAGTATTTACAAAACAGCCTTTAATCTTACCCTACACCCTACCCCAAAAGAACCTCACACTAACAGCCCCCATCGAGCTATATTTTGATATTGAGGCACAACCAGACTTAAACTTAAATTACCTGTTAGGGGTTTTGGTCGTCGATAGACAAACTAATACACAACAGTTTTATTCATTTTTAGCAGAAACACCAGCCCAAGAAGCTCAGATTTGGCAGCAATTTTTGGATTTAGTTTGGCAATATCCCCAAGCCCCAATTTATCATTTTTGTGCTTACGAATTTGATACAGTCAAAAAACTAGGGCGACTTTACCGCACACCCTACTCTTCAGTTGGGCCAGTACTAGATCGCTTTGTTGATATCTATGAACAACTCACCCAAAACGTGGCGTTACCAATAGAGAGTTATGCTTTAAAAGCGATCGCACGTTGGTTAGGATTTGAGTGGCGTGATCAAGATGCCAGTGGGGCAAAATGTATTTACTGGTATGATCAATGGTTAGAAACTAGCGATCGTACCTTACTAGAACTAATCCAACGCTACAACGAAGACGACTGTCGCGCCACCTACAAAGTTAAAGATTGGCTAGTCAACTTTATCCAGAATGAATATGCCAAGCTGTTAACAAGCCAGGAGGAATCACCAACTTAA
- a CDS encoding secondary thiamine-phosphate synthase enzyme YjbQ, with amino-acid sequence MTHYQKLLRISTTGKSFQNITSKIAAIVAESGVKIGLCTLFLRHTSASLVIQENADPDVLIDLANFMTKLVPEDNHYIHDAEGTDDMPGHIRTVLTHTSETIPINNGYLVLGTWQGIYIWEHRQHNHTRELVVHISG; translated from the coding sequence ATGACACATTACCAAAAACTACTAAGAATTTCCACAACTGGCAAATCTTTTCAAAATATTACCTCAAAAATTGCTGCCATAGTTGCAGAATCTGGGGTAAAAATTGGACTCTGCACATTGTTTTTACGTCACACTTCAGCTAGTTTAGTCATTCAAGAAAATGCAGATCCTGATGTACTAATAGACTTAGCAAATTTCATGACTAAATTAGTACCAGAAGATAATCATTATATCCATGATGCCGAAGGTACAGATGATATGCCAGGACATATCCGCACAGTATTAACTCATACTTCTGAAACCATTCCTATTAATAATGGTTATTTAGTATTGGGAACATGGCAAGGTATTTATATTTGGGAACACCGCCAGCATAATCATACCAGAGAATTGGTAGTACACATTTCTGGCTAG
- a CDS encoding protein kinase domain-containing protein gives MSPKVTLTITQGKFSGKQYIFESRSTCIIGRNHDCNLQLAKEIDMTISRYHCLLDINPPDIRLRDLGSLNGTFVNNEKIGQRKRNQTAQEGLTLNFPEYDLQDGDEIKLGDTLFKVGVEVEASEITKTPKILEEEVKPNYLNIVQRLLGLAASGDQNLQAISGYQLVRSLGKGRFGEVFLAQHSQARKFVALKVMLPAVNSQERGVQKFLQEVENTKCLKNSHVVQLLDYGFAEQTFFFTMEYCESGNIWDFMQKLGWRLPVNIAVDIILQVLDGLIYTHQAEIPYVESADGKLVKGKGLVHRDLNPNNILIANINDKIVAKIGDYGLAKAFDLAGLSGQTLTGSQMGTPAFIPRQQVLDFKHALPEVDVWATAACLYNMLTGYFPRDFTGDPWLAVLQNDPVPIHKRNNSIPKKLAEVIDLALVEKPKITFQTADEFKQELIKSIK, from the coding sequence ATGTCACCTAAAGTTACTCTCACTATCACCCAAGGTAAATTTTCTGGAAAGCAATATATTTTTGAATCTCGTAGTACTTGTATCATTGGCAGAAATCATGATTGCAACCTGCAATTAGCCAAGGAAATTGATATGACTATTTCCCGTTATCACTGCTTACTAGATATTAACCCTCCAGATATTCGGTTACGAGACTTGGGGAGTTTAAATGGCACTTTTGTTAATAATGAAAAAATCGGTCAAAGAAAACGTAATCAAACTGCACAAGAAGGTTTAACATTAAATTTTCCAGAATATGATTTACAAGATGGTGATGAAATTAAATTGGGTGATACTCTTTTTAAAGTCGGTGTAGAAGTAGAAGCATCAGAAATCACGAAAACACCCAAGATACTTGAAGAAGAAGTAAAACCTAATTATTTAAATATTGTTCAACGCTTACTAGGATTAGCCGCAAGTGGTGATCAAAACCTGCAAGCAATATCCGGTTATCAGTTAGTTAGGTCTCTTGGTAAGGGTCGGTTCGGTGAAGTATTTTTAGCACAACATAGCCAGGCTAGAAAATTTGTGGCGCTAAAGGTAATGTTACCTGCGGTTAATAGTCAGGAACGAGGTGTACAAAAGTTTCTACAGGAAGTAGAAAATACCAAATGTTTAAAAAATTCCCATGTAGTACAATTGTTAGATTATGGCTTTGCTGAACAAACTTTCTTTTTCACAATGGAATATTGTGAAAGTGGGAATATTTGGGATTTCATGCAAAAGTTAGGATGGCGGTTACCTGTTAATATTGCTGTAGACATAATTCTGCAAGTTCTTGATGGTTTGATATATACTCATCAGGCAGAAATCCCTTATGTTGAATCAGCTGATGGAAAACTAGTAAAAGGTAAAGGTTTGGTTCACCGTGATTTAAACCCCAACAATATTTTGATCGCGAATATTAATGATAAAATAGTAGCAAAAATAGGGGATTATGGTTTAGCCAAAGCTTTTGACTTAGCCGGGTTAAGCGGTCAAACTTTGACAGGATCTCAAATGGGTACACCTGCATTTATACCACGTCAGCAGGTACTAGATTTTAAGCACGCCTTACCAGAAGTTGATGTTTGGGCAACAGCAGCTTGTTTGTATAATATGTTAACAGGTTACTTCCCTCGTGATTTTACTGGTGATCCTTGGTTGGCAGTATTGCAAAATGATCCTGTACCTATTCATAAGCGTAATAACAGCATCCCTAAAAAGTTAGCGGAAGTCATAGATTTAGCCTTGGTGGAGAAGCCAAAAATTACTTTTCAAACGGCGGATGAGTTTAAGCAGGAATTGATTAAAAGTATTAAATAG